Proteins co-encoded in one Brassica oleracea var. oleracea cultivar TO1000 chromosome C4, BOL, whole genome shotgun sequence genomic window:
- the LOC106340817 gene encoding mitogen-activated protein kinase kinase kinase 1, whose product MRPNRKKPKIDQTKPEMKFIKSLGKGTYGSVDLFSYTKDDGSTFYNAVKISDSNYYNSINREFKILSALRGCQGIVQSFGNSLLQETDSNGKKVYKMAIEYAAGGNLTDFIRINRKLSDTIVKDFTRMLLQGLVLVHDHGYVHCDLKPENLLLFPRHDQETRFCSYELKISDFGLTIKAGEESVCWETKSPFVGTPLYMSPESVRDGTTVEKTLDLWSLGCVVLEMCVGKHPWSGFSVDEIKSRLLCGKAPEIPETVPCDARKFVEKCFARKAEERGSASELLLHPFLNGERKVDGAGGGGGERRRVGLRIRKPPERFEDIAKKSLKLKSISSKSSQFKRVSNKPQKVKIGRP is encoded by the coding sequence ATGCGACCTAACAGAAAGAAACCAAAGATTGATCAGACCAAACCAGAGATGAAGTTCATCAAGTCTCTAGGAAAGGGTACGTACGGCTCCGTAGATCTCTTTAGCTACACCAAAGACGACGGCTCAACGTTCTACAACGCCGTGAAGATCTCTGATTCTAATTACTACAACTCTATCAACAGAGAGTTTAAGATCCTCTCGGCACTCAGAGGATGTCAAGGAATCGTGCAATCTTTTGGTAACTCACTGCTTCAAGAAACCGATTCCAACGGAAAGAAAGTCTACAAGATGGCCATAGAGTACGCAGCTGGTGGTAACCTAACCGACTTCATCCGAATAAACCGAAAGTTATCGGACACGATCGTTAAAGACTTCACTCGGATGCTTCTCCAAGGGTTAGTGTTGGTACATGATCACGGTTACGTCCACTGCGATCTTAAACCGGAGAATCTCCTTCTCTTCCCGCGTCACGATCAAGAAACGCGGTTTTGCTCGTACGAGTTAAAGATTTCGGATTTTGGATTGACGATAAAGGCAGGAGAGGAGTCCGTTTGTTGGGAAACCAAATCTCCGTTTGTCGGAACGCCGTTATACATGTCTCCGGAGTCGGTACGGGACGGTACCACCGTGGAGAAAACCCTAGACTTGTGGTCGTTAGGTTGCGTGGTGTTGGAGATGTGTGTAGGTAAGCATCCGTGGTCAGGGTTTAGTGTTGATGAGATAAAGTCTCGTTTGTTGTGTGGGAAGGCGCCGGAGATTCCAGAGACTGTGCCGTGTGACGCAAGGAAGTTTGTGGAGAAGTGTTTCGCAAGAAAGGCTGAAGAGAGGGGAAGTGCTTCTGAGCTGTTGTTGCATCCGTTCTTGAACGGAGAGAGGAAGGTGGATGGTGCCGGTGGCGGCGGCGGAGAGAGGAGACGGGTGGGGTTGAGGATCAGAAAACCACCGGAGAGGTTTGAAGATATTGCCAAGAAGTCATTAAAATTGAAGAGTATTTCATCGAAGTCCTCGCAGTTTAAAAGAGTTTCGAATAAACCCCAAAAGGTTAAGATTGGTCGTCCTTGA
- the LOC106339631 gene encoding zinc finger protein 8-like, with product MQNIISCLPVSETANLSNSFIPHSLSSMDETNGRRETHDFMNVNVESFSQLPFIRRTPPKEKSSIIRLFGQELGGDNSSDAQQEDFYVDSSETTTTKINEESSENVKDKDKDKDKEKDNSNNRRFECHYCFRNFPTSQALGGHQNAHKRERQHAKRGSMPSYLHHADHHHVYGFVNNHHHCHYPTWTTEARFYGGGVGGNQTPSYYSRTLLPPPSSSNPPTINGSPLGLWRVPPPSTSANAIHGVYSASPAFRTHEQERKEPNWPYRLMKPNVQDHVSLDLHL from the coding sequence ATGCAAAACATCATCTCTTGTCTTCCTGTCTCTGAAACAGCCAACCTCTCAAACTCATTCATTCCTCACTCTCTTTCTTCCATGGACGAAACAAATGGACGAAGAGAAACTCACGATTTCATGAACGTCAACGTTGAATCTTTCTCTCAGCTTCCTTTCATCCGCCGTACTCCTCCCAAAGAAAAAAGCTCCATTATTCGTCTCTTCGGCCAAGAACTCGGCGGAGACAACTCCTCCGATGCTCAACAAGAAGACTTCTATGTAGATTCTTCCGAAACCACAACGACCAAGATCAACGAAGAGAGCTCTGAGAATGTCAAGGACAAGGACAAGGACAAAGACAAGGAGAAAGACAACAGCAATAACAGGAGATTCGAGTGTCACTACTGTTTCAGAAACTTCCCAACTTCTCAAGCCCTAGGTGGACACCAAAACGCTCACAAACGCGAACGTCAACACGCCAAACGCGGTTCTATGCCATCATACCTTCATCATGCTGACCATCACCACGTCTACGGCTTTGTCAACAACCATCACCACTGTCACTATCCCACGTGGACGACGGAAGCTAGATTCTACGGTGGTGGAGTAGGAGGAAACCAAACGCCGTCGTATTACTCACGCACTCTTCTTCCTCCTCCTTCTTCTTCTAACCCACCGACGATCAACGGAAGTCCGTTGGGTTTGTGGCGTGTACCACCACCTTCCACGTCAGCAAACGCTATTCATGGCGTTTACTCAGCTTCACCAGCGTTTAGAACGCATGAGCAGGAGCGTAAAGAGCCGAACTGGCCGTACAGATTGATGAAACCTAATGTGCAAGATCATGTGAGTCTCGATCTTCATCTTTGA
- the LOC106341355 gene encoding uncharacterized protein At1g43920, Chloroplastic-like, producing MGQDYSYNQSFSSSESVDITSLLEAECQIYGDEADSSYCNSLPVQYPRQPEADDGIPTTCYCGAQPVLGCSYTSKNPYRRYFTCDNADDGDCHVWKWWEVAVMEEMMEFQRQLRDLKVQGYESEQKVLHLEKTVHELSKNKSGVKLTVCLLVLIGLVLLIVRGIIGKVSKESGGPRDFL from the exons ATGGGACAAGATTACAGCTACAATCAGTCCTTTTCATCATCAGAGTCTGTAGACATAACCTCCCTTCTTGAAGCCGAATGTCAGATTTACGGGGATGAAGCTGACAGTAGCTACTGCAATTCATTGCCGGTTCAGTACCCACGTCAACCAGAGGCTGATGATGGAATCCCCACGACATGTTACTGTGGAGCTCAGCCTGTTCTCGGATGCTCTTACACTTCTAAAAATCCATACAGAAGGTACTTTACGTGCGACAATGCTGATGATGGAGACTGCCACGTTTGGAAATGGTGGGAAGTGGCAGTAATGGAGGAGATGATGGAGTTTCAGAGACAACTTAGGGATCTTAAGGTCCAAGGTTATGAGAGTGAGCAGAAGGTCCTTCACCTTGAGAAGACGGTACATGAGCTTTCCAAGAACAAATCAGGAGTTAAGCTAACGGTCTGTCTGTTAGTTTTAATAGGTTTGGTGTTATTGATTGTGCGAG GAATCATTGGAAAGGTTTCAAAGGAGAGTGGCGGTCCTCGGGATTTTCTGTAA